From one Trifolium pratense cultivar HEN17-A07 linkage group LG1, ARS_RC_1.1, whole genome shotgun sequence genomic stretch:
- the LOC123904658 gene encoding putative defensin-like protein 234: MMKVGSILLAVGILFALFNLNYGSDVVQKDDFKFCRQSMTLSGNCQNSPTCFTVFNAKYGASATTHNCNCQDAGKSHTCSCCINCDYTDGKTPC, from the exons ATGATGAAAGTAGGAAGCATTCTCTTAGCCGTTGGAATTTTATTTGCTCTCTTCAACCTCAACTACGGCTCAG atgtggtgcaaaaagatgatttcaaattttgtcgcCAAAGTATGACATTGAGTGGAAATTGTCAAAATTCTCCTACATGCTTTACAGTATTCAATGCTAAATATGGAGCAAGCGCCACCACTCACAATTGTAATTGTCAAGATGCTGGTAAAAGCCACACTTGTTCATGCTGTATTAATTGTGATTATACAGATGGTAAAACTCCTTGTTAG
- the LOC123904651 gene encoding putative defensin-like protein 234 has protein sequence MMKVGSILLAVGILFALFNLNYGSDVVQKDDFKFCRQSMTLSGNCQNSPTCFTVFNAKYGASATTHNCNCQDAGKSHTCSCCINCDYTDGKTPC, from the exons ATGATGAAAGTAGGAAGCATTCTCTTAGCCGTTGGAATTTTATTTGCTCTCTTCAACCTCAACTACGGCTCAG atgtggtgcaaaaagatgatttcaaattttgtcgcCAAAGTATGACATTGAGTGGAAATTGTCAAAATTCTCCTACATGCTTTACAGTATTCAATGCTAAATATGGAGCAAGCGCCACAACTCACAATTGTAATTGTCAAGATGCTGGTAAAAGCCACACTTGTTCATGCTGTATTAATTGTGATTATACAGATGGTAAAACTCCTTGTTAG